The Caulobacter sp. FWC26 genome contains a region encoding:
- the dut gene encoding dUTP diphosphatase — protein MSANPAGLAIRFKRWGDNSDLPVPAYATAGAAGFDLRAAVPADEPIVLRPGARCMAPTGFSVAIPDGYEMQVRPRSGLALKNGVTVVNAPGTVDSDYRGQICVLLINLGEEDFTIRRGDRIAQGVIAAAPQWPVVEVEDLDATERGVGGFGSTGV, from the coding sequence AATCCCGCTGGCCTCGCGATCCGTTTCAAGCGCTGGGGCGACAATTCCGATCTGCCTGTTCCCGCCTACGCAACGGCGGGGGCGGCCGGCTTCGATCTGCGGGCGGCGGTTCCGGCGGATGAACCCATTGTTCTCCGGCCCGGCGCCCGCTGCATGGCCCCCACAGGCTTCTCGGTCGCGATCCCGGACGGCTACGAGATGCAGGTGCGGCCTCGATCGGGTTTGGCGCTCAAGAACGGGGTGACGGTCGTCAACGCGCCGGGCACCGTGGACAGCGACTATCGCGGCCAGATTTGCGTACTGCTGATCAATCTGGGCGAAGAGGACTTCACCATTCGCCGCGGTGATCGCATCGCGCAGGGCGTCATCGCCGCTGCGCCGCAATGGCCTGTGGTCGAGGTCGAGGACCTCGACGCCACCGAGCGGGGCGTGGGCGGCTTTGGTTCGACCGGCGTCTAA